GTGCAGAGTGAGGATGATGCAAATATTGAATATTGGGATTCAAATAAGCAATCACTCGGTGTCGCGCTGAACGGGCTTACAGAGATTTTAGGTAGATTTAATGTATTAAAGGTAAAAACAAAAGTTAGAATTAAAGCTTTTGCGATAATGGGTATACTTTCAATCCTGGTACTTGCTTTCATCTTTATTTTACCCGGTATATTCAGGGACAAGAAGGTGCAGAGTTTACAGGCTATCGATGCAAAGCTTAAAAAGCTGCGTCCCCGTGTAATGGTATCGAACAGATTAAGAGAAGAAATAGATAGTATTTCAGAAATTAATGACAAAATAAATGAAGTCGTACAGAAAAATTCACGTAGGATAGACGTGGTTGCTGAGCTTACAAAGGCGCTTCCGAACGATACATGGGTACGAAATTTATTAATAAAGAAGGATGGTTTTGAGATAGAAGGTATTGGCTTATCAGGTTCAAAGGTGCTGACTTTACTGGAATACTCACCTCGTTTTGACAGTGTCAGCTTTACTTCTTCGGTTGTTAAGGATAAATCGGGTAAAGAGAAATTTAAGATTAAAGGGGGTATAAAGTAAAGATGAGAACATCTCTGAATAAGCTCAGTAAGCGGACTGTGGTCTTCTTGTCAATTACTGTCGTTTTGATCATCATAATAATATGCGATCAGCTCTCATTCAACCCGTTTCAAAGTAAGCCAGGAAGCCTGAATGATAAAATTGCTTTAAAAAAGGAGTTGTTTATTAAATATAATGCCGTAATTAGCGACAAAGATTTATATGAGAAACAGTTAATGAAATTAAAAAACACCTACAGCTCCTTTGAGACGAAATTTATTCGATCAACAACAGAGGATCTGGCCCAGGCAAAACTACAAGATTATATTAAAAGTGTCGCGAGGAAGAGTGGGCTTATGATTTCAAGAAGCTCTGCGCAAAAAGTTGAAATAATAAATGAAAAGCCTCATTTAATGCTTGTATACGCGAGAGTTCAGATAAACGAAATAGATAAAATAAAGAGACTTCAGAAATTTCTTCATAATATTGAATACAATAATGAAAAACTGGTTTTTGTAGATGATCTCAAAATAAAAAGCACTGGCTTTACTACTACGAAAGGAGTGTCAGCTACCATTAAGCTGTTTGCAATAGCGATGCTTGAGACAAAAGTATTAAAAAATACGGCAGGTCTCCCCCCGGCAATTGGTATTACAGGGGGTTGATATTAAGGAGGTCACGATGGTATCATTTACATGATCAACAGGGCAGTGGGGTTGTTTTTGATAGAGAAAAAATGTTACAAAAAAAATTTAAATTTAAGAAGCTTATTAAGCGTAATAAACCGAAAACACATGCTTCCATAGATAACGTACATGGTACAAGGTGTATATTGCACGTGGTAAATTTGACTCTTTTCGGAGTTGTCATAATGCTTACAATAGCCAGTGTGTTAATCTATTGCTTAATGCCTGTTATGGACGTGTCCGATCTGTCTACAATGGTAGAAGTAAGGAAAAAAGAAGTTGTCACTGCCACTGTACCTTCAGATCCTGAATCGGTGGATGTAGGTTCAAAGAAGGAGGATGTGATTGAAAATGAAGCCTTTAATATTATTACTGAAAGGAATGTGTTCTCACATAACAGGAAAGAGTGGGTAGTAAAGGCAGTAATACCAAAAAGATCTGAAATTAAGAAGAAAAATCTTGCAAAGAAAGAGATTGCAAAGAAAGCTATGGCCAAGAAAAAAGCTATGGCCGGAAAACCAAAGAAGATTGTTCTACACGGAATTGTGATAGTCGGAGATATAAAGAAAGCGTTGATTAACAATCCACTAAAAGGGGTCAGTAAAAAGAAAACAATGTATGTTGAAGAGGGAGAGGATTTAGAGGGATATAAAGTTACCAGTATTGAAAAAGACAGGATAAGGCTTGACTGGCATGGGGAGGAGATAGTCGTTTTGCTCTATTCTGGATTGACAGATCCTGAGAAGGCTGGCAGTGCCAGAAAAAGAAAAACAGGAGGTGTTACCAAACTAGACTATAAATATAATGTAGTTGATGGCGCGCGGACTGGAAAAAGAGTAGACGGTGAGAGCAGAGTAGTTAACAAAACAGCATTTGCTGATATACTTGAAGGTTTACCGATAAACCTCATGCCTGTGGATACTGAAAGAAGTGAAAAGAGATGAGTACATTTAAATATCGTGTTATGACCAGAGGAAGCGGAGTTCTGGAGGGTAAGAGGGCTTCGGTTAGCAAGACGGAGTTATTGGATTATCTGAAAAAATCGGGTCATATTGTCCTGAAAGTTGAAGAAGTCGGAGGAGGAAAGACCGGCAAGTTGTTGTCTAACCGTTCAGTAAAGAAGGCTACAGTCTTTTTTACCCAGGAACTTGGCATTCTGCTCGACAGTGGTGTTTCACTTGATAAAAGCCTCAGGATCCTTTCAGATGCACAGGACAATAAAAGGTTTAAAGGGGTGATACTGGATATTCTGGAGGAGGTTAAGGGCGGCAAATCACTTGGTGACGCGTTATCGATGTTTCCTGATATCTTTCCCGGCGTTTATGTAAATATGGTCCGTGCCGGTGAGGAGAGTGGTGTTCTTCCCAGTGTACTCGAACGTCTGGGCTCTTTTATGGAGAGAGTGCAGAGGATTAAGTCTGAGATAACATCATCACTTATCTATCCAATGTTTCTGGTTATGTCAGGCCTTCTGTCAGTAGGTGCATTGGTCCTGATAGTAATACCAAGATTTACAAAAGTTTTTGATGAAGTTGGCATTTCCCTGCCGATGTCTACCCAGATATTGATAAAACTCTGTGACGTTTTGACAAACTACGGATGGGTTTTGTTTTTCGTCTTAACAGGCATCTACTTCCTGTTGAAATCACTAAAGAATAAAACCGGTATACAGGCGAGTATAGACAGGAAAAAACTTGGTATACCTGTCCTTGGAGATATATTCTGGAGAATTGAAATATCCCGTTTTGCAAGAACGTTAGGCACATTACTTGAAAATGGAGTCTCTCTGTTGACTTCTATTGATATTTCAAAGGGCGTTCTGTCAAACGCTTTTTTATCAGACAAAATAGAGTCTGTAAAACCAGATATAAAGGCCGGTAAAGGTTTTACGGTTCCATTAAATGAGAAAGCGTTCTTTCCAGGAATAGCTCAACATCTGCTTAAGGTTGGTGAAGAGACCGGTAAATTGGATGAAATGCTTGTAAAGGTATCTGATAACATGGATACGGACATAGAACAGAGAATCAAGAGGCTCATATCTCTGGTTGAGCCCGCTTTAATCCTGGTAATGGGATGTGCAATTGGTGTAGTTGTCATTTCCATGTTAAGCGCCATATTCAGTATCAATGAAGTATCATTTTAGTTAAGAGTCTGGAGACTAGACAGTATTCTGCCATTTGTTATGATATTCAAGCTTGTAAACGTTTGGCATCGCTAATTGAGGTGTATTTTTATTTTATTGGCTTGACATTATTCTGGCTTTTGTTATTATGATCGTAATTGCAAACGTTTTATATAGCTAATTGAGGTGTGTTTTTATTTTTTCGTGAGAGGAGGAATTAATATGAAGACAATTAGTAGGTTGGAAAAGTTTGCCCTTATTGCTGTGATAATGGCTGTGGTTTGTGTTTGTGTTCCTGCACAAAACGCATCAGCTGCAACAACAGCAGATGTTATGAGTGTTGTGGATGAATCAGGCTCAATGTCAGGAGAACATGCCTGGCTTGGTACTATGATGACAACACTCGATACTGCCCTTATAGCTGCTGGAGTGACGGGTAATCAATATGGTCTGACCGGTTTTGGCGGTCATGTTGCTAGCGATGTTCCACATAAGCACGTAGTTGGAGCTGGTGATTGGGGAACAGCAGCACAGTATTCCACTGCAACAGGTGGACTTGCTACAAGTGGTGGCTTTGAAGATGGGTGGAACGGCATAGACTACGCACAAAACAACTACTCATATAGAGGTAGTGCGGCAAGAAATATGATTTTGGTGACAGATGAAGATCGAGATACTCAGAATGGTGCATTGTCATATGCTGGTGTCTTATCATCACTTACAAGTACCAATACATTGTTAAATGCTGTTGTAAACTCAACATTCACTTTTGATGGTGATGCTCTAATCGGAATAACCTCAACGCATGGCTATAAAGCAGATGGTTCCGGTGGTTATACTTCCCATTTGTTATCGTCAGGGACATTAACAATAGGCGGTTTTGGAACCACAGAGGCTGACTATGTTGATCTTGCAATTGCGTCAGGTGGTGCAGCTTGGGATCTAAATATACTTCGTTCCGGCGGAAATAGCGCAACTTCCTTTACTACTGCATTTATTGACATAAAAGTAGAGGAAATTGTAGTGCAACCACCATCGGTTGTACCAGAACCAACAACCGTGGCCCTACTGGGTATTGGCTTAGTTGGACTGGCAGGTGCAGAAGTAAGACGTAGGCGTAAGAAGAAAATAGTAGGATAAATATCAGGTAATTAATTACCTATGTTGATTCATAATACATACACCTACATTCGTCATAAACTGATGGATGTAGGTGTTTTTATATCCCGCTTTCTCTTCTTAGCTTCCCATTTATTCTCCAACCGGTTATAGTGTTCACTCTCTGTTTGAAATTATGTTTATACACCATTCTCTGGCACTCTTGGACAGTCACACAAGGGGTGAAACATCGCCATCGTCTCTACCTGATGGTTACTTGCAATGGTTAAAGAATATTAAAAATTCAGATCAGGGAACGATTATGCTTCGCTGTCCATATTTGACCAGGTTACTGTATGCTTTGACGGCGGACTATCCATGCAAAGCTTGTGCAATTTGGCACCTGAAGAAGTACAAACCTTTTTTTAAAATATATAAAAAGTCACGGGAAAGCTTCACACCGCTCCATGCAGAGGAGGAATGTGTGCTAACTTAGCAGCTTCTCCACTCCGCATATTCTTGTAGCTGGACTTTCCTGCCGCTTTTAAGAAGTGAGAACTTTCCAAAATCATGCATATTGCTGAGAGTCTGTAGATTAAATACAGGTCCATCCTTACACACCATTTGTCTACTACAAACACATTGTCCGCAGATTCCTATACCGCACTTCATATATCGTTCCAACGATGCTTCGCATTGTATATCACGTTTTTTGCAGAATTCGTACACCTTGAACATCATAATTTCAGGGCCGCATGTATAGACAATATCGTATTTGTGTTTGTTGTGAAGCTCCTCCAGGATGTCTGTCGGGTATCCTTTAATACCTTCACTTCCATCGTCTGTAAAAAGTATTATGTCCTTATAGCGGTTTTTGAAAAACAATGAGGTACTGGTCGCTGCCCCCATGAGAATTGTGGGATTATTAGCCTGGAGCTTTTCAATTAATATCGTTACAGACGCCATTCCACAGCCACCGCCTATTACGCAGGCACTTCCCTTTCCGTCCGCAATTACATCCGGAAAACTGTATCCATGACCAAATGGCCCTCTTATACCAAGTTGTTCCCCTGCTCCCATTTTGTGAAGTAGTTTTGTATATTTGCCTCTTTCAAGCACGGTAATTCCGAAGAAGTCATCTCCCAGATATGATACTGCAAATGGTTTCTCGTCAATGCCCGGCAACCAGACCATAATAAACTGTCCCGGGGTATAATCAATCTTGTGCTTGAACATAAATGATTTTGTTCCGTCAGACTCATCGATGATCTTATCGATCTTCATCATTACCGGCTGATCAAAAGAAGCAATTTCACTCATGGGCTATTCCAATCATTTCGTGTATTGTATTATAGTTGTTTTCAGACATCCACATTTCCATCTCCCGGCATATTTTCTTAAAAATATCTATGCCTCTTTCGTAAATCCCGGTACCAACGCCAACTGCTGTAGCACCGGCCATGATCATCTCTATGGCATGGCGGCCTGTAGAAACCCCTCCAGTGCCGATTATAGGGATTTTAACTGATTCATATATGTCATATACGCATCGCATTGCAACAGGTCTCAGGGCTGGCCCTGAGACGCCTCCTACTTTAAATGAGAGTATCGGTTTTCGTGCCTCTATGTTTATTATCATGCCCGGCCCAAGTGTATTAACGGCTGTTATGGCATCGGCTCCGGCATTTTCAGCCGCCTTAGCTAAGCTTCCTATTTCAGGTATGTTAGGAGATAACTTAACAAATATAGGCAGCCTGCTGACTTTCCTGACAGCAGAAACAATCTTTCCTGTACTTTCGGGTGTTCCCTGTCCGGCCAGTAATCCAAATCCCGGTGTATGAGGGCATGAAAGCGGGAGTTCTATGGCAGAGAATCGGGTTTCCGACAGTGTGTCCACAACGCGTACAAAATCGTCCGGTTCAGTGCCGATAATACTGGCAACTACAGGTATTGACACTTCTTGCAAGTTTGAAAATTCCCTGGCTGTCTCTTCCGCACCGGGGTTAGAGTATCCAACAGCATTTAACATACCTGCTTCAAATGGGATTACAGTCGGATTTTTATGACCCTCCCTGGCTTCAAAACTGACCGATTTAATGGTAGCGGCGCCAACTCCATTCTCCGCAACCCGGTTTAACAGAGACTTGGAGGTACCGAGAAACCCTGATGGAAGTATAGTCGGGTTTGACATTTTTATCCCGCACAAGTCAGTAGTTAGATTCGGCGTAGTCATTTTTTTGGATACAATTTTAATGGAGATGCTAAGGATTTAAGAATATACCAGAAAGAAGGTGTTTGTTGAAGGTATATTTTTTGAATGTTCTTATAGTATTGACTTTTAACAGGAAATGTGTATTTATATTTATATGATTACATTTTCAGGCTATCTTCTGCTTATATTCGTTATATCTGCTATTGGAGGCATGTTTCCTTTAATAAGGGGATGGTCCAAAAACAATATCAGGCTGATAGTAAGTTTTGGTGTGGGTGTTTTGTTTGGAAGTTGTTTTTTTTATATGCTGCCGGAAATAACAGAACCTCTCGGCAGTAGTGTCGGAATACCTATTTTGATCGGTTTTTTTGTTATTTATATTCTTGAAAAATTTGTAATGGTGCATTCCTGTGAAGAGGATGTATGTGATGTTCATACAATAGGGCTCTCAGCATTTTTAGGTATATCATTTCATAGTTTAATAGAGGGTATGTCAATGGGAGCCGGATTTCTGGTGAAAGATATTGGCATAATAATATTTCTGGCAATTGTCGTTCACAAATTTCCTTCTGCCCTGTCTCTTACCGGTATTCTTATGCATAGTGGGTACAAAAAAGCAAAGATTATCAAACTGGTGTTAATTTTTTCATTGACTACGCCCATAGGCGCTTTCATATCTTTCTTTATTTTCAAAAGCCTGCATGAGAGTGTTCTTGCCTGGGCGATTGGGATATCTTCAGGGACTTTTTTATATATTGCCAGCAGCGATCTTCTGCCATTCGTCCACCAGCATCATCCCAGAAAATTTTATAATTTGTATAGCCTGGCATTAGGTGTGTCACTGATGTGGATAGGGAAATATTTCCTTTAGACCCTGATTTCACGGATGAACACGAATTAATTTTGATGTAATACGTGTAATTGTCGAAACCGGTTGGTGTGTCGGCAGATTTCAGGTAACATTGCTGACTATGCTTGCAAGGCTGTTAATAGAATCAACACGCTTCAGCGAACAGGCAATCCTATTTTGACCAGGCATTGGTAACTATCGATTGAGGTTACGAAAAAAATGGAGCTAATTAAATTGTTTTTGTACGGTATTTGGGATATTTTCTTACTCCTGGCGCCATTGATGTTAATAGGCTTGCTGATTGCGGGGATACTTCATGTTTTAATTCCAAGACGATTGATTCAGCGTCTCATGGGTGGTAAAGGATTTATAAGTGTCATTACATCAGCGGCTCTGGGCATTCCACTTCCGATTTGCAGTTGTGGTGTTGTTCCTATCGCCGTAGAGTTGAACCGTAAAGGGGCCAGTAAACCATCAACAATGTCGTTTCTGATAACCACCCCTGAATCAGGGAGTGATTCAATTCTGATAACATGGGGGTTATTAGGTCCTTTTATGGCAATTGCCCGGCCAATCGCAAGCCTCTTTTCCGCCTTACTGGCAGGTATTTTTGCAATTTGCCTGCTCAGGGATAATGACGAGAATGATAGGGGAAAACAAGAAGATGCTGGAAAGGATACAGGCTGCAATGATAATTGCCAGATTGATAATGAATTGAATGATGTGGGAATATCATATTTTATTAAACGGATATGGAGTTATGCATTTAAAGAGATGGCGGATGAGATTGTTTTTTCACTGTTAGTTGGGCTTTTGCTGGCAG
Above is a genomic segment from Candidatus Scalindua japonica containing:
- a CDS encoding type II secretion system F family protein codes for the protein MSTFKYRVMTRGSGVLEGKRASVSKTELLDYLKKSGHIVLKVEEVGGGKTGKLLSNRSVKKATVFFTQELGILLDSGVSLDKSLRILSDAQDNKRFKGVILDILEEVKGGKSLGDALSMFPDIFPGVYVNMVRAGEESGVLPSVLERLGSFMERVQRIKSEITSSLIYPMFLVMSGLLSVGALVLIVIPRFTKVFDEVGISLPMSTQILIKLCDVLTNYGWVLFFVLTGIYFLLKSLKNKTGIQASIDRKKLGIPVLGDIFWRIEISRFARTLGTLLENGVSLLTSIDISKGVLSNAFLSDKIESVKPDIKAGKGFTVPLNEKAFFPGIAQHLLKVGEETGKLDEMLVKVSDNMDTDIEQRIKRLISLVEPALILVMGCAIGVVVISMLSAIFSINEVSF
- a CDS encoding dihydroorotate dehydrogenase electron transfer subunit, with amino-acid sequence MSEIASFDQPVMMKIDKIIDESDGTKSFMFKHKIDYTPGQFIMVWLPGIDEKPFAVSYLGDDFFGITVLERGKYTKLLHKMGAGEQLGIRGPFGHGYSFPDVIADGKGSACVIGGGCGMASVTILIEKLQANNPTILMGAATSTSLFFKNRYKDIILFTDDGSEGIKGYPTDILEELHNKHKYDIVYTCGPEIMMFKVYEFCKKRDIQCEASLERYMKCGIGICGQCVCSRQMVCKDGPVFNLQTLSNMHDFGKFSLLKSGRKVQLQEYAEWRSC
- a CDS encoding GspMb/PilO family protein, producing the protein MRTSLNKLSKRTVVFLSITVVLIIIIICDQLSFNPFQSKPGSLNDKIALKKELFIKYNAVISDKDLYEKQLMKLKNTYSSFETKFIRSTTEDLAQAKLQDYIKSVARKSGLMISRSSAQKVEIINEKPHLMLVYARVQINEIDKIKRLQKFLHNIEYNNEKLVFVDDLKIKSTGFTTTKGVSATIKLFAIAMLETKVLKNTAGLPPAIGITGG
- a CDS encoding SO_0444 family Cu/Zn efflux transporter translates to MELIKLFLYGIWDIFLLLAPLMLIGLLIAGILHVLIPRRLIQRLMGGKGFISVITSAALGIPLPICSCGVVPIAVELNRKGASKPSTMSFLITTPESGSDSILITWGLLGPFMAIARPIASLFSALLAGIFAICLLRDNDENDRGKQEDAGKDTGCNDNCQIDNELNDVGISYFIKRIWSYAFKEMADEIVFSLLVGLLLAGLIIVAFPDNLAIYGLGKGIIPMLVMLAASVPLYMCASASTPIAAALIVKGISPGAAMVFLLAGPATNAATVIMLTRQFGGKFVRIYLVCIVTGALISGYVFDYILALSGVDIVPTISLGSHSVIGVFQWVSALLLIALMVWRFWNGAARTGLKDFRISG
- a CDS encoding ZIP family metal transporter → MITFSGYLLLIFVISAIGGMFPLIRGWSKNNIRLIVSFGVGVLFGSCFFYMLPEITEPLGSSVGIPILIGFFVIYILEKFVMVHSCEEDVCDVHTIGLSAFLGISFHSLIEGMSMGAGFLVKDIGIIIFLAIVVHKFPSALSLTGILMHSGYKKAKIIKLVLIFSLTTPIGAFISFFIFKSLHESVLAWAIGISSGTFLYIASSDLLPFVHQHHPRKFYNLYSLALGVSLMWIGKYFL
- a CDS encoding PEP-CTERM sorting domain-containing protein, encoding MKTISRLEKFALIAVIMAVVCVCVPAQNASAATTADVMSVVDESGSMSGEHAWLGTMMTTLDTALIAAGVTGNQYGLTGFGGHVASDVPHKHVVGAGDWGTAAQYSTATGGLATSGGFEDGWNGIDYAQNNYSYRGSAARNMILVTDEDRDTQNGALSYAGVLSSLTSTNTLLNAVVNSTFTFDGDALIGITSTHGYKADGSGGYTSHLLSSGTLTIGGFGTTEADYVDLAIASGGAAWDLNILRSGGNSATSFTTAFIDIKVEEIVVQPPSVVPEPTTVALLGIGLVGLAGAEVRRRRKKKIVG
- a CDS encoding dihydroorotate dehydrogenase, with amino-acid sequence MTTPNLTTDLCGIKMSNPTILPSGFLGTSKSLLNRVAENGVGAATIKSVSFEAREGHKNPTVIPFEAGMLNAVGYSNPGAEETAREFSNLQEVSIPVVASIIGTEPDDFVRVVDTLSETRFSAIELPLSCPHTPGFGLLAGQGTPESTGKIVSAVRKVSRLPIFVKLSPNIPEIGSLAKAAENAGADAITAVNTLGPGMIINIEARKPILSFKVGGVSGPALRPVAMRCVYDIYESVKIPIIGTGGVSTGRHAIEMIMAGATAVGVGTGIYERGIDIFKKICREMEMWMSENNYNTIHEMIGIAHE